The proteins below come from a single Eremothecium sinecaudum strain ATCC 58844 chromosome II, complete sequence genomic window:
- the CHS7 gene encoding Chs7p (Syntenic homolog of Ashbya gossypii AFR033C; Syntenic homolog of Saccharomyces cerevisiae YHR142W (CHS7)): protein MFQFSEISKYLKESQISKLSTFSKESLLSIGNFGGICSKTPLPLCFVVNSAPARKNLSIESSHYERTHVNIGVVPKCYSRTVDIANTAIFQIGNAFVNILALFVILIISYNIRFKYTAIGRSEYGHFFQLCFLLICMTLVVDCGVSPPGSDAYPYLVAIQIGLVGACTWALSVMAFLGFRLWEDGTLKSMLIMRGVSLAGFTMGFVVSIVTFWSWMQNHQDMATNTTALFVVIYGLNGLSLVLYIVCQLVVSIFMLGNLWMAGSIVLGTIFMCTGQVLMYTISTEICEGVKHYLDGLFIGSLFNVFTLMMLYKSWDISTDDDLEFSVSVSSDGDVMYNADINI from the coding sequence ATGTTCCAGTTCTCTGAAATATCTAAATACCTCAAAGAATCACAAATTTCAAAGCTCAGCACATTTTCGAAAGAGTCGCTACTTTCGATCGGCAATTTTGGTGGCATATGTTCAAAAACGCCGCTTCCGTTGTGTTTTGTGGTGAATTCTGCACCAGCGCGAAAGAATCTTTCGATAGAAAGTAGTCATTACGAGCGAACACATGTTAATATTGGAGTCGTACCCAAATGTTATTCTAGAACGGTCGACATAGCAAATACGGCTATATTTCAAATTGGAAATGCATTTGTGAACATTCTGGCGCTATTTGTAATTTTAATCATAAGTTACAATATCAGGTTCAAGTACACGGCGATCGGAAGGTCAGAATATGGTCATTTTTTCCAATTATGTTTTCTGTTGATATGCATGACTTTAGTTGTAGATTGTGGAGTATCCCCTCCGGGTTCAGACGCCTATCCATATTTAGTGGCGATCCAAATAGGACTAGTTGGAGCATGTACATGGGCTTTATCAGTGATGGCGTTTCTCGGATTCCGACTATGGGAGGATGGGACCCTTAAATCGATGTTAATTATGCGCGGAGTATCGTTGGCGGGATTTACAATGGGATTCGTAGTCTCTATTGTAACCTTCTGGAGCTGGATGCAAAATCATCAAGACATGGCAACAAACACAACAGCATTATTCGTGGTTATTTATGGCCTCAATGGACTCTCACTTGTGTTGTACATAGTATGTCAGTTGGTGGTTTCAATTTTTATGCTTGGTAACCTCTGGATGGCAGGTTCCATAGTCTTGGGCACCATATTCATGTGCACTGGGCAGGTATTAATGTACACAATTTCAACAGAAATATGCGAAGGCGTCAAACATTATCTAGACGGATTATTCATTGGGAGTTTATTCAATGTTTTCACATTGATGATGTTGTACAAATCATGGGATATTTCAACGGACGATGACCTTGAGTTCAGTGTCAGTGTTAGCTCGGATGGCGATGTAATGTATAACGCAGACATAAATATTTAA
- a CDS encoding uncharacterized protein (Syntenic homolog of Ashbya gossypii AFR032W; Syntenic homolog of Saccharomyces cerevisiae YNL162W-A), which translates to MTGVTKICPNCKETLQKCLIQQNYGIVICPNEECMYPFNEAEAIDQIVQVNDKEILQAAKMRLRNDNTLYGNDGSKTS; encoded by the coding sequence ATGACCGGTGTAACTAAGATTTGTCCAAACTGCAAAGAGACTTTACAGAAGTGCTTAATCCAACAAAACTATGGTATTGTGATTTGTCCAAACGAAGAGTGCATGTATCCATTCAATGAAGCGGAGGCTATTGACCAAATAGTGCAAGTGAACGATAAAGAGATCTTGCAAGCGGCAAAAATGAGATTGAGAAATGACAATACGCTGTATGGCAACGATGGCAGCAAAACATCCTAG
- the RIA1 gene encoding GTPase RIA1 (Syntenic homolog of Ashbya gossypii AFR031C; Syntenic homolog of Saccharomyces cerevisiae YNL163C (RIA1)), translating to MPRVSSDTTKRLQKEPSCIRNICILAHVDHGKTSLSDSLLASNGIVSQRLAGKVRYLDARPDEQLRGITMESSAISLYFRVLHKQEGRDEPLVDEHLINLIDSPGHIDFSSEVSAASKLCDGAVVLVDVVEGVCSQTVTVLRQCWTEKLKPVLVLNKIDRLITELQLTPQEAYKHLSKIIENVNSVIGSFFAGDRLLDDLSWREQLENNANAEFVDKDDTDLYFEPSKNNVIFASAIDGWGFNVGTFAKIFEQKLGAKRENLQKVLWGDYYIDPKTKKFINNKGLKGRALKPLFVSLVLENIWKIYEYVFTTHDAQMLEKITSSLNIKVSPRDLRSKDYKNLLKTIMGQWLPVSTAVLYTVVSLLPSPLESQKVRLEAILGESQDTQNIDTALISAIENCDSEGPVCAYVSKMLSIPNEELPTDNSGLVSNEFMERTQRARKEALKAAKAAELAESFSKMGVVDKDDLYTRSIDTTVTPEIEEEGLKRKMKSKFAKGASNNHFNADLTTAAATEDPQYEEEEEENVPHALADFVPEDIDPNDPMAAMFEYEEEDPFKNKYEEGDQEDEGEEQEQEQEQEQNDETIIGFARLYSGTLRVGQEIAVLGPKYNPVKPNEHVQKTTIRALYLFMGKELVSLDVCPSGNIVGIGGLAGKVLKNGTLLASDTRGVNLATVNVNHTPIVRVALEPVRPTEMDKLVNGLRLLNQADPCVETYVEETGEHILCTAGELHLERCLKDLRERFAGIEISSSSPVIPYKETILKTSNMNPPSNPTLGRGVTEVTLGSWSLKFRCVPLPSDVTQFLIDHHVTIQALVGEKTMKDDPAVDTTKFIERLQQGFGADPDSAELKDMVKNICAFGPKRTGPNILFAKHGLLQTLTSISAEGGSFEFEDSIRNGFQLAVNSGPLANEPVQGVAVILEDITHLSADDLQSSDIPNHQTEVFDFSGRLIITTRDAIHHSFLDWSPRLMWAMYSSEIQSSAEVLGKVYAVVQQRSGRIISEELKEGTPFFQIIARIPVIEAFGFSEDIRKKSSGAAQPQLVFSGFECIDMDPFWVPTTIDELEELGDTADRENIARRHMNNIRRRKGLFIEEKVVAKAEKQRTLKRN from the coding sequence ATGCCTAGAGTAAGTTCTGATACCACTAAAAGGCTGCAGAAAGAACCATCATGTATCAGGAATATTTGTATCCTTGCTCATGTCGATCATGGTAAAACCTCCCTGTCGGATTCTTTGTTAGCGTCAAATGGTATAGTTTCACAGAGATTAGCTGGGAAGGTTAGGTATTTGGATGCCAGACCAGATGAACAATTAAGAGGTATTACAATGGAATCAAGTGCTATTTCACTGTATTTTAGGGTACTACACAAGCAAGAAGGGAGAGATGAACCTCTGGTTGATGAACATCTAATCAATTTGATTGATTCTCCAGGGCATATTGATTTTTCTAGTGAAGTCAGTGCGGCTTCAAAACTATGTGACGGTGCTGTGGTTCTGGTTGATGTTGTTGAAGGTGTTTGTTCTCAGACTGTTACAGTTTTGAGACAGTGTTGGACAGAGAAATTGAAGCCAGTTTTGGTTCTGAACAAAATTGACAGACTTATCACAGAGTTGCAACTTACTCCGCAAGAAGCATATAAGCATTTGTCGAAAATAATTGAGAATGTAAATTCAGTTATTGGTTCATTTTTTGCTGGAGACAGACTATTAGATGACCTTTCATGGAGAGAGCAGCTGGAGAACAATGCAAATGCCGAATTTGTTGATAAAGACGACACTGATTTATATTTTGAGCCTTCTAAGAATAATGTTATCTTTGCATCTGCTATAGATGGATGGGGATTTAATGTAGGAACTTTTGCTAAGATCTTCGAGCAGAAGTTGGGTGCTAAGAGAGAAAACTTACAGAAGGTTTTGTGGGGAGACTACTACATTGATCCCAAGACTAAAAAGTTCATAAATAACAAGGGTCTGAAGGGTAGGGCTTTAAAGCCTTTGTTTGTTTCCTTAGTATTGGAAAATATCTGGAAAATATATGAGTATGTTTTCACGACGCATGATGCCCAGATGCTGGAGAAGATCACCAGTTCTCTAAATATCAAAGTATCACCAAGGGATCTGAGATCCAAGGACTATAAAAACCTTTTGAAGACAATTATGGGGCAATGGCTACCGGTTAGCACTGCAGTTCTATACACAGTAGTGTCGCTGCTTCCATCTCCTTTGGAATCCCAAAAGGTCAGGTTAGAAGCCATTTTGGGTGAATCTCAGGACACGCAAAACATAGACACTGCTCTAATCTCTGCTATAGAAAACTGCGATAGCGAGGGCCCTGTTTGTGCATATGTTTCTAAGATGTTATCGATCCCCAACGAGGAATTGCCAACCGATAACAGCGGCCTTGTATCCAACGAGTTCATGGAACGGACTCAACGAGCAAGGAAAGAGGCATTGAAAGCGGCCAAAGCGGCCGAGTTAGCAGAATCCTTTTCCAAAATGGGAGTTGTTGACAAAGACGACTTATACACTAGGTCCATTGACACCACTGTAACTCCGGAAatagaagaagaaggatTAAAACGGAAAATGAAGAGTAAATTTGCAAAGGGAGCTAGTAATAATCATTTCAACGCAGATTTAACTACTGCAGCTGCTACAGAAGATCCTCAGTATGAagaggaggaggaggagaACGTTCCTCATGCCTTAGCAGATTTTGTCCCCGAAGACATTGACCCTAACGATCCGATGGCGGCAATGTTTGAATATGAAGAGGAAGATCCATTTAAGAACAAATATGAAGAAGGGGATCAAGAGGACGAGGGAGAAGAGCAAGAGCAAGAGCAAGAGCAAGAGCAAAATGATGAAACAATTATAGGGTTTGCTAGATTGTATAGTGGTACATTAAGGGTAGGTCAGGAGATAGCCGTTTTAGGGCCTAAATATAACCCTGTGAAACCTAATGAGCATGTCCAAAAAACCACAATTAGGGCCCTTTACCTATTTATGGGTAAAGAGTTGGTCTCATTAGACGTCTGTCCGTCAGGTAATATTGTTGGTATTGGGGGCCTTGCCGGTAAGGTACTGAAGAATGGAACCCTGCTCGCTTCTGATACTCGAGGCGTTAACTTAGCTACTGTAAACGTCAATCACACCCCAATTGTGCGTGTAGCTTTAGAACCAGTAAGACCAACAGAGATGGATAAACTAGTAAATGGTTTACGACTGTTAAATCAGGCTGACCCATGTGTCGAAACCTACGTTGAAGAAACAGGTGAGCATATTTTATGCACCGCAGGTGAATTACATCTAGAAAGATGTCTGAAAGATTTAAGAGAGAGATTCGCAGGAATTGAGATATCCAGCTCTTCGCCGGTAATTCCTTACAAAGAAACGATTTTGAAGACGTCAAATATGAACCCACCTTCGAACCCAACGCTAGGCAGAGGTGTAACTGAGGTAACACTGGGCAGTTGGAGTTTAAAATTTAGATGTGTCCCTTTGCCCTCTGACGTCACCCAATTCTTAATTGACCACCACGTCACCATCCAGGCACTTGTAGGCGAGAAAACGATGAAAGACGACCCCGCAGTTGACACGACGAAATTTATTGAGCGGCTGCAGCAGGGATTTGGCGCCGATCCCGATTCTGCTGAATTAAAGGATATGGTCAAAAACATATGTGCCTTTGGCCCAAAGAGAACCGGACCCAACATACTCTTTGCGAAGCACGGTCTGCTGCAGACATTAACTTCTATTAGCGCTGAAGGCGGATCCTTCGAGTTTGAGGACTCCATTAGGAATGGATTCCAGCTAGCCGTAAACAGCGGACCGCTTGCTAATGAGCCGGTGCAGGGTGTAGCAGTAATCCTCGAGGATATCACGCACTTGAGTGCGGATGATTTACAGTCCTCAGATATCCCGAACCACCAAACTGAAGTCTTCGATTTTTCCGGCAGGCTCATCATCACAACAAGAGATGCAATCCATCATTCGTTCCTAGATTGGTCACCTCGGCTAATGTGGGCAATGTACTCCTCAGAAATTCAGTCTTCCGCGGAAGTATTGGGTAAGGTTTACGCTGTCGTCCAACAACGCAGTGGCAGAATCATATCagaggaactaaaagaAGGAACTCCATTTTTCCAAATTATAGCAAGAATTCCTGTCATCGAGGCATTCGGCTTCAGCGAAGATATCAGAAAAAAGTCTTCTGGAGCTGCTCAACCTCAGCTAGTTTTCTCGGGCTTTGAATGTATCGATATGGATCCTTTCTGGGTTCCTACTACGATTGATGAATTAGAAGAGCTCGGTGACACGGCCGATAGAGAAAATATAGCAAGAAGACATATGAATAATATAAGAAGAAGGAAAGGATTGTTTATAGAGGAGAAGGTAGTCGCAAAAGCAGAGAAGCAAAGGACCCTAAAACGAAACTGA
- the IBD2 gene encoding Ibd2p (Syntenic homolog of Ashbya gossypii AFR030C; Syntenic homolog of Saccharomyces cerevisiae YNL164C (IBD2)), with product MYEPENRRSNVGSGTTMTLDRDALMKADEKSLATIINNQLEQYPMFKYCKPFSLSLPKGLLDLPAGCEHQTYEIDLTQYADDEDECKVVKDGGLDTEQIDEKSLDVMEHSEPEFQIFTEEYDDDDLGNPELHLKDPDSEVLFDYTVDSLHDITNGRSAALGKHLIEMIDNLLPQGVPFRDKVISTVKGNLPNSDKIRVLNDIQQQLKPCLQKISSCEFCKNKSHTEMHSDYENNNEHVADQDTKSNETHSKYSSQQLSECGSDHSHSHGDSSNLRSLSSHDRLYEYRPKERPDFHALLAFNPDEKPICMFCEYYLVFGKPPRQMMKWYNQHGAAGVVQHQSADQHEGSKTAKNKKKKKKSKKGKR from the coding sequence ATGTATGAACCTGAGAATAGGCGTAGTAATGTGGGTTCTGGGACAACGATGACGTTAGATAGAGATGCCTTAATGAAAGCAGATGAAAAAAGTCTTGCAACCATTATTAACAACCAATTGGAGCAATATCCGATGTTTAAATATTGTAAACCATTCAGCTTGAGTTTACCAAAAGGTTTATTAGATTTACCCGCTGGATGCGAACATCAAACTTATGAAATTGATCTTACGCAATATGCAGACGATGAGGATGAGTGTAAAGTGGTTAAAGATGGTGGTCTAGATACAGAACAAATAGATGAGAAGAGTTTGGATGTCATGGAACACAGTGAGCCTGAGTTCCAGATTTTCACTGAAGAatatgatgatgatgactTAGGTAATCCAGAATTGCATTTAAAGGATCCAGATAGCGAGGTGCTATTTGATTATACTGTGGACAGTTTGCATGACATAACTAATGGGCGTAGCGCAGCCCTTGGCAAACATCTTATAGAAATGATTGATAACCTGTTGCCTCAAGGTGTACCATTCAGGGATAAAGTCATTAGTACAGTGAAAGGAAATCTACCCAATTCAGACAAGATACGGGTGTTGAACGACATCCAGCAGCAACTAAAACCGTGTCTGCAGAAAATCTCCTCCTGTGAGTTTTGCAAGAACAAATCTCACACCGAAATGCATAGTGATTACGAAAACAACAACGAACATGTCGCTGATCAAGATACGAAGTCTAACGAAACGCACAGCAAGTATAGCAGTCAACAGCTGAGCGAGTGCGGAAGTGACCATAGCCATTCTCATGGTGATTCTAGCAACTTAAGATCCCTCTCGTCCCATGATCGCCTGTATGAGTATAGACCTAAGGAGCGGCCCGACTTCCATGCACTTCTGGCGTTTAACCCGGATGAAAAGCCCATATGCATGTTTTGTGAGTACTACTTAGTTTTTGGGAAGCCTCCAAGACAGATGATGAAATGGTATAACCAGCACGGGGCGGCTGGAGTTGTACAACACCAGTCGGCAGATCAGCATGAAGGGAGCAAAACTGCTAAGAACAAgaaaaaaaagaaaaagagtAAGAAGGGCAAACGTTGA
- the BNI5 gene encoding Bni5p (Syntenic homolog of Ashbya gossypii AFR027C; Syntenic homolog of Saccharomyces cerevisiae YNL166C (BNI5)), whose amino-acid sequence MSQEKIAIKLSELEKEMEALNAILNKTLKVEGEEEPLAQLHMAEEHKHSSTAKVSNKQITEITHGHGFCGSLRHGSHGSEKSDKPRKCKSDKPQAGTEKGTKQQCTALVHQPLESSRPQSVLDDVPEEEDSTFAAAKTTDHKPMRNNVPNVDVATAPNGVTKAHRVPSQSSSSSFAATDFTLPLQLEKHDSRANTDKAGHRLRFSPETVGGHETEPDLSMLQIAKRRDIPTSLPSSQGTDRPLQRRSANPFRVVSVGGTSCTSSRKSSNLTGSAKSPCNSSGNCPGANATASEDYSLMKLQRKHDYLTMKCVKLSKEIKYLRNLKKNGSLSVEDNRKLGEAVDKLQHYLDRKAKEKYEVGVLLSRKLRKQINNGSNGQFWVGAK is encoded by the coding sequence ATGAGCCAAGAAAAGATCGCAATTAAACTCTCTGAGTTAGAGAAGGAAATGGAGGCCCTGAATGCTATTTTAAACAAAACATTAAAGGTAGAAGGTGAAGAAGAACCTCTGGCACAACTACACATGGCTGAAGAACACAAACACAGTTCAACTGCAAAAGTGAGTAATAAGCAAATCACTGAAATTACGCATGGCCACGGTTTCTGTGGAAGTCTAAGGCATGGGTCGCATGGTTCAGAAAAGAGTGATAAACCAAGAAAGTGCAAGTCTGATAAACCGCAAGCCGGTACCGAAAAGGGGACAAAACAGCAGTGTACCGCCTTGGTTCACCAGCCGCTGGAAAGCTCTAGGCCTCAGTCTGTTCTAGACGATGTACCAGAGGAGGAAGACTCTACATTTGCCGCAGCAAAGACCACGGATCACAAACCTATGCGGAACAATGTTCCGAATGTAGATGTTGCTACTGCACCGAACGGGGTTACCAAGGCACATCGTGTGCCCTCGCAGAGCTCTTCGTCCTCTTTTGCGGCCACCGACTTCACGTTGCCCCTGCAGCTCGAAAAGCACGACAGCAGGGCCAACACCGACAAAGCAGGCCATAGACTAAGATTCAGCCCCGAAACAGTTGGAGGACACGAAACAGAACCCGACCTCTCGATGCTTCAGATCGCAAAGCGCAGGGATATCCCGACGTCACTCCCCTCCTCTCAGGGCACCGATAGACCTCTCCAACGTCGTTCCGCAAACCCCTTTCGCGTCGTCTCCGTTGGTGGAACTAGCTGCACCTCGTCTCGCAAAAGCTCTAATCTTACCGGTAGCGCCAAGTCACCATGCAACTCCTCTGGTAACTGCCCAGGCGCCAACGCCACTGCTAGTGAGGACTACTCTCTTATGAAGCTACAGCGCAAGCACGATTATTTAACTATGAAATGCGTCAAGTTGTCGAAGGAAATCAAGTACCTCCGCAACCTGAAGAAGAATGGCTCTCTGTCAGTTGAAGATAACCGCAAATTAGGCGAAGCCGTCGACAAACTTCAGCACTATCTCGATCGCAAGGCCAAAGAAAAGTACGAAGTGGGCGTTTTACTCTCCCGCAAGCTCCGGAAGCAGATCAACAACGGCTCAAATGGCCAATTCTGGGTAGGTGCGAAGTAA
- the RPC10 gene encoding DNA-directed RNA polymerase core subunit RPC10 (Syntenic homolog of Ashbya gossypii AFR026C; Syntenic homolog of Saccharomyces cerevisiae YHR143W-A (RPC10)) produces the protein MSREGFQIPTNLDAAAAGTAQARTATLKYICAECSSKLSLSRTDPVRCKNCGHRILLKARTMRMVQFEAR, from the coding sequence ATGTCTCGTGAAGGCTTCCAAATTCCAACCAATTTGGATGCGGCTGCTGCTGGTACCGCACAAGCTAGAACAGCTACTCTGAAATATATCTGTGCAGAATGTTCCAGTAAACTATCTCTATCAAGAACTGACCCTGTTCGTTGTAAAAATTGTGGTCATAGGATCTTACTCAAGGCCAGAACTATGAGAATGGTTCAATTTGAAGCAAGGTGA
- the SKO1 gene encoding Sko1p (Syntenic homolog of Ashbya gossypii AFR025C; Syntenic homolog of Saccharomyces cerevisiae YNL167C (SKO1)), with amino-acid sequence MESNKVQKQVSSFDLEPNPFEQSFASTKREVGGIGRPVLQQPRQHGQGLLGMGGVSQGVGDQKTLPRYHVQQKPPALHSPPVLTPGGSHRLSAMLLSPQLLQTQMPALSPLIHGGQPATQTTPNFLMGLNNKVVTAKSGLQANESGLRTGLTPGIIEDGQPASLPMPNSGQFTPGLSSILSSIPMETGRTPSAPGLPPYAHTLSTVLEAKGASPNLVSDVGIGSAGTPHSSTKIALELPKERTQSIGHSERKRTLTAEEHTVPDSFDSSSNESGMNSGATSSAHNGTNIGTSSSITSLKKIKKSQEYSEENEERNRKRQEFLERNRLAASKFRKRKKEYIKKIETDLQFYETEYTDLTLFVDRLAGYSSEAKEAGRMDPNLSLFNLLKQSLARQDLPTAMALVSQIEQLMVATKYVQRNGKNPREDSEDKKEDH; translated from the coding sequence ATGGAAAGTAACAAGGTACAGAAGCAAGTGTCGTCGTTCGATTTGGAGCCAAATCCGTTTGAACAAAGTTTTGCATCGACGAAACGGGAGGTGGGCGGGATCGGCAGGCCGGTACTGCAGCAGCCTCGTCAACACGGGCAGGGGCTGCTGGGAATGGGAGGTGTATCTCAAGGCGTTGGAGACCAAAAAACGTTACCCAGATACCATGTACAGCAGAAGCCTCCAGCCCTCCATTCACCTCCTGTGTTGACTCCTGGGGGATCGCATAGGCTTTCAGCTATGCTACTTTCACCGCAGCTTCTGCAGACGCAGATGCCAGCCTTGAGCCCACTAATTCATGGTGGGCAGCCAGCCACGCAGACGACGCCGAACTTTTTAATGGGCCTGAATAACAAGGTTGTGACTGCTAAGAGTGGATTACAGGCCAACGAATCAGGTCTACGCACTGGGTTGACGCCAGGTATAATCGAGGACGGGCAGCCGGCGTCGCTGCCTATGCCCAATAGTGGGCAGTTCACTCCTGGACTATCCTCGATACTTTCGTCCATTCCTATGGAGACTGGTCGGACCCCTAGTGCACCAGGACTTCCTCCTTATGCTCACACTTTGTCTACTGTACTGGAAGCTAAGGGAGCTAGTCCGAACCTGGTTTCAGATGTTGGTATAGGTTCAGCGGGGACCCCTCATTCCTCTACTAAGATTGCACTCGAGCTCCCAAAGGAACGAACACAGAGTATAGGCCACAGTGAACGTAAGCGGACGTTGACTGCAGAAGAACACACTGTGCCTGACTCGTTCGATAGCAGTAGCAACGAGAGTGGAATGAATAGTGGTGCAACGAGTTCTGCACATAATGGAACTAATATAGGCACTAGCAGCAGTATTACAAGTCTCAAGAAAATAAAGAAGTCCCAAGAGTATAGTGAGGAGAATGAAGAAAGAAACCGTAAGCGACAGGAATTTCTCGAGCGTAATAGGCTTGCTGCTTCGAAGTTTAGGAAACGCAAGAAGGAATACATAAAAAAGATAGAGACAGACCTTCAATTTTATGAGACTGAGTACACCGATCTGACCTTGTTTGTTGATAGATTGGCAGGATATTCATCAGAGGCTAAAGAAGCGGGTCGTATGGATCCTAACCTATCGTTATTTAATTTGTTGAAGCAATCACTGGCGAGACAAGATTTGCCAACGGCCATGGCTTTGGTTAGCCAGATTGAACAGCTGATGGTAGCCACCAAATATGTTCAAAGAAACGGTAAAAATCCTAGGGAGGATAGTGAAGATAAAAAAGAGGACCATTGA
- the FMP41 gene encoding Fmp41p (Syntenic homolog of Ashbya gossypii AFR024C; Syntenic homolog of Saccharomyces cerevisiae YNL168C (FMP41)): MSYNYLKQAGKILGIGRNYAAHIEELNNSIPKQPLFFQKPTSSIVTPLSDGTQRVQAPSGATFTGLKDDGTNPGLILLPKGVKVHHEVELAIVMDRWMSNVSPDDFGPEDIYDAIRGVSLALDLTARNVQDECKRKGLPWTVGKGFDTFLPISHLVPKEELIDSSNFQDSFHLKCSVNGKVRQDASTSLMLTPLHKLIQHISTVMTLAPGDIILTGTPAGVAELLPGDKIECALYQTDKPLVDMSFYCVERPGPYVYRET, translated from the coding sequence ATGTCATATAACTATTTAAAGCAAGCTGGGAAGATCCTTGGCATTGGCAGGAACTATGCGGCCCatattgaagaattgaaTAACTCCATTCCAAAACAACCGCTGTTCTTCCAGAAGCCGACTTCTAGTATTGTCACTCCGCTTTCAGATGGCACTCAACGAGTCCAAGCGCCCTCAGGTGCAACCTTTACCGGGCTGAAGGACGATGGCACTAACCCTGGACTCATACTGCTTCCTAAAGGTGTTAAGGTTCACCATGAGGTGGAACTAGCTATTGTTATGGACAGGTGGATGAGCAATGTTTCACCTGACGATTTCGGACCAGAAGACATCTACGATGCGATAAGGGGTGTGTCATTGGCATTGGACCTCACTGCACGCAATGTGCAGGATGAGTGCAAACGGAAGGGTTTGCCTTGGACTGTTGGCAAGGGTTTTGATACTTTCTTGCCAATTTCCCACCTGGTCCCGAAGGAAGAGTTGATAGATTCCTCCAATTTCCAGGACAGCTTCCACCTGAAGTGCTCTGTCAATGGCAAAGTGCGCCAGGATGCCTCAACTTCGCTGATGCTTACTCCTTTGCATAAGCTGATACAGCACATCTCAACCGTTATGACACTAGCCCCGGGAGATATAATCCTCACGGGTACGCCAGCAGGTGTCGCAGAACTGCTTCCAGGGGATAAAATCGAATGTGCGTTGTATCAAACTGATAAACCGCTTGTGGATATGAGTTTCTATTGTGTAGAAAGGCCTGGTCCATATGTCTATCGTGAGACCTAG
- the DCD1 gene encoding deoxycytidine monophosphate deaminase (Syntenic homolog of Ashbya gossypii AFR023W; Syntenic homolog of Saccharomyces cerevisiae YHR144C (DCD1)), translating into MLVGVSGTYGSGYEEVGKCLARNHGFETVKLASFEDNWTLLKDFATANYAQRYVLIGMSDVEMVRGLEQMPGFVHLAVDAPLDRKVKLCDGDHVTYIKGALAHDSAEQLEVCRRADVQVYVASSPEEFLGRLEAVLEEIVLCQLGGGNVMSPKRPSWDTYFMKLAKLAASRSNCMKRRVGCVIVRDCRVIATGYNGTPRNLTNCNAGGCPRCNGGESSLQSCLCLHAEENALLEAGRDRVGQNAILYCDTCPCLTCSVKIVQTGVSEVVYSQSYRMDKDSFDVLERGGVKVRQFSSIEEHKYVI; encoded by the coding sequence ATGCTAGTAGGGGTATCCGGGACTTATGGTAGTGGCTATGAAGAGGTTGGGAAGTGTTTAGCGCGAAATCATGGTTTTGAAACGGTGAAACTGGCGTCATTTGAGGACAACTGGACATTATTGAAGGATTTTGCGACAGCTAATTATGCCCAGCGGTACGTGCTGATTGGCATGAGCGACGTAGAGATGGTTAGAGGCCTAGAGCAGATGCCCGGCTTTGTTCACCTGGCCGTTGACGCACCGTTAGACAGAAAGGTGAAACTCTGTGATGGCGATCACGTGACATACATAAAAGGAGCGCTGGCGCACGACAGTGCTGAGCAATTGGAGGTTTGCCGGCGGGCAGACGTGCAGGTGTATGTTGCTAGTTCACCGGAGGAGTTTTTGGGCCGCTTGGAGGCTGTTTTGGAGGAGATTGTGCTGTGTCAGTTGGGCGGAGGTAATGTAATGAGTCCGAAAAGGCCAAGCTGGGACACTTACTTCATGAAACTGGCGAAGCTGGCAGCTTCGCGATCAAACTGTATGAAGCGCAGGGTAGGGTGTGTAATTGTGCGAGACTGCCGAGTTATAGCTACTGGATACAATGGGACACCACGGAATCTGACGAACTGTAACGCTGGTGGATGTCCGCGCTGCAATGGCGGTGAGAGTTCGTTGCAAAGCTGCCTGTGTCTCCATGCGGAGGAGAATGCTCTGCTAGAGGCGGGACGTGATCGTGTAGGACAGAATGCTATTTTATACTGTGATACATGTCCATGTTTGACGTGCTCGGTGAAGATCGTGCAAACCGGCGTGAGCGAAGTTGTGTATTCCCAGTCATACCGCATGGACAAGGACAGCTTCGATGTGCTCGAGCGGGGAGGTGTCAAAGTGCGCCAATTCAGTTCAATTGAGGAACATAAATATGTTATATAG